One window of Alkaliphilus metalliredigens QYMF genomic DNA carries:
- a CDS encoding methyl-accepting chemotaxis protein has protein sequence MLESNDDLLKSAVDIRTQEVELFLVDSISKVEGFSRLKGLLDANPEEAVPELARVFPSFQDTFANISMANAEGTRWNYIGEEGSIASREYFTHTMTTNESMISDVLVSNTSGKLSVIVVSPIMNEENMTKGVGYATLELDRIQEIITGLEFGETGFGFIFDQHGMILAHGAEDSLLGELITESESMQQHPIKYIWDHKESQDDSRYALLEHDLHGSEYLTTIVPVNIMGNTPWYLGLSVEQAEIQQNVHSLKWIFLIISATCIFIAVIIAILFSMKLISPIILINEITKKIASGNLKQDNVDIKSKDELGQLHQNVTLMTNSLREFIQQIVNTSDQVASSSVALTATSEQSAIAAEEVAKTIEEIARGTSEQAKDTELGAGSINELGKLIENDQQYVQELNTSIDVVNTLKNEGSEIIKDLVEKTESNNEALQIINGVIINTNESAQKIEVASQMIRSIAEQTNLLALNAAIEAARAGDAGRGFAVVAEEIRKLAENSSEFTQQIATITQELTAKTELTVSTMQEVDSITTSQTMSVSMTNDKFEGIAKAIENIQKLISMITLSGKEMEGKKSEVISIIENLSAISEETAAGTQEAAASVEEQTASMIEIANSSEALGQLAEEMKKNISKFQL, from the coding sequence ATGCTGGAATCAAATGATGACCTCTTAAAAAGTGCTGTTGATATACGAACTCAAGAAGTAGAGCTGTTTTTAGTAGATTCGATTTCCAAGGTAGAAGGTTTTTCTCGCCTTAAAGGTTTGCTTGATGCTAACCCTGAAGAAGCTGTTCCGGAATTAGCAAGGGTATTTCCCTCTTTTCAAGATACATTTGCCAATATCTCCATGGCAAATGCAGAAGGAACGAGATGGAATTATATCGGTGAAGAAGGTTCCATTGCTAGCCGGGAGTATTTTACCCATACAATGACTACAAATGAGTCAATGATTTCTGATGTACTGGTATCAAATACATCTGGAAAACTATCTGTGATTGTTGTATCGCCAATCATGAATGAAGAAAATATGACTAAAGGAGTAGGTTATGCAACATTAGAATTAGATAGAATACAAGAGATAATCACTGGATTGGAATTTGGGGAAACAGGATTCGGTTTTATCTTTGACCAACATGGTATGATACTAGCCCATGGAGCAGAGGATTCCCTTCTAGGCGAATTAATTACAGAATCTGAGAGCATGCAACAACACCCCATAAAATATATATGGGATCATAAAGAATCACAAGATGATTCTCGTTATGCTTTATTGGAACATGATCTGCATGGAAGTGAATACTTAACAACAATTGTTCCTGTGAATATTATGGGAAACACACCATGGTATTTAGGACTTTCTGTTGAACAAGCTGAAATACAACAAAATGTTCATTCTTTAAAATGGATATTTTTGATTATTTCTGCAACATGTATTTTCATCGCAGTTATAATTGCAATACTCTTCAGCATGAAGCTGATCTCACCGATAATTCTAATTAATGAAATCACAAAAAAAATAGCCAGTGGTAACCTTAAGCAAGACAATGTAGATATTAAAAGCAAGGATGAACTAGGCCAGCTCCATCAAAATGTTACGTTAATGACAAACAGTCTACGGGAGTTCATCCAACAAATTGTAAATACTTCCGATCAAGTGGCTTCTTCATCAGTGGCATTGACTGCCACCAGTGAACAATCCGCCATAGCAGCAGAAGAAGTAGCAAAAACAATTGAAGAGATTGCTAGGGGTACAAGTGAACAAGCCAAAGATACAGAACTTGGAGCAGGAAGTATTAATGAATTAGGTAAATTGATAGAAAATGATCAGCAATATGTTCAGGAATTAAATACTTCGATTGATGTCGTTAATACCCTAAAAAATGAAGGCTCTGAAATTATTAAAGACTTAGTAGAAAAAACAGAATCTAATAATGAAGCTTTACAAATCATAAATGGCGTTATTATTAATACCAATGAAAGTGCACAAAAAATAGAAGTTGCTAGCCAAATGATTAGAAGTATAGCAGAGCAAACAAACCTTTTAGCATTAAATGCTGCTATAGAAGCAGCCAGAGCAGGGGACGCCGGAAGGGGATTTGCAGTTGTAGCAGAGGAAATACGAAAACTAGCAGAAAACTCTAGTGAATTTACACAACAAATAGCTACTATTACTCAAGAGTTAACAGCTAAAACAGAACTCACCGTTAGCACAATGCAAGAAGTAGATTCAATCACGACATCTCAAACAATGAGTGTTTCAATGACTAATGATAAATTTGAAGGAATTGCTAAAGCAATTGAAAACATACAGAAATTAATTTCAATGATTACCTTATCGGGAAAAGAAATGGAAGGTAAAAAGAGTGAAGTTATTAGTATCATTGAAAACCTATCGGCTATATCAGAAGAAACTGCAGCAGGAACACAAGAAGCCGCTGCTTCTGTTGAAGAGCAAACTGCCTCTATGATAGAGATTGCAAATTCAAGTGAAGCTTTAGGTCAATTGGCCGAGGAAATGAAGAAGAATATTTCAAAATTCCAACTTTAG